A region from the Aegilops tauschii subsp. strangulata cultivar AL8/78 chromosome 5, Aet v6.0, whole genome shotgun sequence genome encodes:
- the LOC141023050 gene encoding uncharacterized protein has protein sequence MQESARKDVERAFGVLQSRWGIVRNPALSWDERKLWEVMTACVIMHNMIVKDERDDSIFDQGFDYQGDNVEPLHQEPATFDQFVQFHRELRDWQTHVNLQNDLVEHVWGHIGKQ, from the coding sequence ATgcaagagagtgctagaaagGATGTGGAACGTGCTTTTGGTGTGCTTCAATCCCGGTGGGGTATCGTTCGAAACCCTGCACTGTCATGGGATGAAAGGAAGctttgggaggtgatgactgcttgtgtgatcatgcacaacatgatcgtcaAGGACGAGCGTGATGACAGTATCTTCGACCAAGGATTTGATTATCAAGGTGACAATGTTGAGCCCCTGCACCAAGAACCGGCCACGTTTGATCAGTTTGTCCAGTTCCATCGTGAGCTGCGTGATTGGCAAACTCATGTGAATCTTCAAAATGACTTGGTTGAGCACGTGTGGGGTCATATTGGCAAACAATAG
- the LOC109732683 gene encoding disease resistance protein RGA5, giving the protein MMKSNLLTSIKPDREKRISGTDRSRQPQNKKRASMVDVATGAMASLLPKLEMLLEHKLRKAVKEDAEQLLRELTNLHAALGNGSDPRWADDCRELSYHADDIVDAFLAASEPAACQDSCLGFLANFLGPRHRIANAIKDVKSQALNLADRYSSTDKDKLVPAAATTGASPHLRKEAEEPLVGVERGRDTLIKSLAGGQQMKIVSIVGSGGLGKTALANLVFRQLRQQFDSCAFVSVSSMPDMEGIFDQMLRQLNVGKNHNEEAKDAIRDFLQNRRYLIIVDDLWRKEDWHILSRSLPANACGSRVIVTTRVNDMAKTCCSGQDELICEIRHLDRLNSKILFLQRCFGSEASCPDALAREVGEILPICGGIPSAIISIASLLNSKIAARKPWQDVVYAFCSAWNEMASSLDSAQERISGLEDLIKVLSLSYENLPSTLKTCLLCIATSTTVKYQKFRRGDTVRKWFTEGFISEVGWHSSEEVANQCFDDLVGNNVIQPVERPTFYGKGMYEVNCMMLYVLRLISREENLVTFLSDLNISETPAARPVFLSIRRCGSDGLNGTERLDLSHVRSITMIRCDKVFSFKHLGYLRVLNVEDCDGLDDTDVQHICRLILLKHLSLKETPQVTRLPPQIGNLRHLETLEIELIQISVLPPQIGKLQNLETLDVRLTRVKELPKELVQLPKLANLHFGHTGVRLPAGSDRFKSVKVLGTIDSRECSVSTLEEITGMTGLTKAEVMLYGEPADTPENDNLLSCMGKCTSLRSLIVHGDFITSDDLPASPNFPLLEKLTVTARFVKIPRWIAQLSRLKKLEIRLLEQRPDDLKILGGLPSLTSLAIQLFGDPRKQVTITSGFARLEFFAFDCYAPWVTFEQGAMPSLRHIELTHYSGPAGKTPAGIIYLESLQKVTLIYSSHCSSCAGVIETVAVMRKEAASHGNRIVLSVNGADEIFPSISSVDGKITTTENEEC; this is encoded by the exons ATGATGAAAAGCAACCTCCTGACCTCCATAAAACCAGATCGGGAGAAAAGAATATCAGGAACAGATAGATCGAGACAACCCCAGAACAAGAAGAGAGCGAGCATGGTGGACGTCGCGACGGGGGCCATGGCCTCACTGCTCCCCAAGCTGGAGATGCTCCTCGAGCACAAGCTGCGCAAGGCCGTCAAGGAAGACGCGGAGCAGCTTCTGAGAGAGCTGACGAACCTGCACGCCGCCCTAGGCAACGGCTCCGACCCGCGTTGGGCCGACGACTGCAGGGAGCTGTCCTACCACGCCGACGACATCGTCGACGCCTTCCTGGCGGCCAGCGAACCCGCCGCCTGCCAGGACAGCTGCTTGGGGTTCCTGGCCAACTTCCTGGGCCCTCGCCATCGAATCGCCAACGCCATCAAAGACGTCAAGAGCCAGGCCCTGAATCTGGCCGATAGGTACAGTAGCACCGATAAAGATAAACTCGTTCCAGCCGCCGCAACCACCGGAGCATCGCCCCATCTGCGGAAAGAGGCGGAGGAGCCGCTCGTCGGCGTTGAGCGGGGGAGGGATACTCTAATCAAGAGCCTTGCAGGCGGACAACAGATGAAGATAGTCTCCATTGTGGGTTCTGGGGGATTGGGGAAGACGGCTCTTGCTAATCTCGTGTTCCGTCAGCTCAGGCAGCAATTCGATTCGTGTGCTTTTGTTTCAGTCTCCTCTATGCCTGATATGGAGGGGATTTTTGACCAGATGCTTCGGCAGCTTAATGTGGGAAAAAATCACAATGAAGAAGCAAAGGATGCAATTAGGGATTTCCTTCAGAACAGAAG GTACCTGATCATAGTCGATGATTTATGGAGGAAAGAAGATTGGCATATCCTATCCCGCAGCTTGCCCGCTAACGCTTGTGGTAGCAGAGTAATTGTTACAACTCGAGTTAATGACATGGCAAAGACATGTTGTTCTGGCCAAGATGAGTTGATATGTGAAATTAGGCATCTTGATCGCCTGAACTCCAAAATATTATTTCTACAAAGATGCTTTGGCTCGGAGGCCAGTTGCCCTGATGCACTTGCAAGAGAAGTTGGTGAGATCTTGCCAATATGCGGTGGTATTCCTTCTGCAATTATAAGCATTGCTTCGTTGCTCAATAGCAAAATAGCTGCAAGGAAACCATGGCAGGATGTGGTGTATGCTTTCTGTTCTGCTTGGAACGAGATGGCAAGCTCTTTAGACTCTGCACAGGAGCGTATTTCTGGTTTGGAGGACTTGATAAAGGTTTTATCACTCAGCTATGAAAACCTTCCCAGCACTCTAAAGACCTGCTTGCTGTGCATAGCTACAAGTACAACCGTCAAGTACCAAAAGTTTAGAAGAGGTGATACGGTTAGGAAATGGTTCACTGAAGGATTTATCTCTGAAGTTGGGTGGCACAGCAGTGAGGAAGTGGCGAACCAATGCTTCGATGACCTCGTCGGCAACAATGTGATTCAGCCTGTGGAACGCCCAACCTTTTATGGGAAGGGGATGTATGAGGTCAACTGCATGATGCTCTACGTTCTTAGACTAATATCACGAGAAGAGAACTTGGTCACCTTTCTGTCCGACTTGAACATTTCAGAGACACCTGCAGCGAGGCCTGTCTTTCTTTCTATCCGACGCTGTGGCTCAGACGGTTTAAATGGCACTGAAAGGTTAGATCTGTCGCATGTTCGTTCCATAACCATGATTCGCTGTGACAAGGTgttttcgtttaagcatttggGGTATCTGCGAGTGTTGAATGTGGAGGACTGTGATGGTTTGGACGATACCGATGTACAACACATATGCAGACTGATCCTGCTGAAGCACCTGAGTCTGAAAGAGACACCACAAGTCACTAGGCTTCCTCCACAAATCGGGAACCTACGACATCTTGAGACTCTAGAGATCGAGCTGATCCAAATCAGTGTTCTCCCGCCACAGATCGGGAAGCTGCAAAATCTGGAGACACTGGATGTAAGGCTGACACGAGTGAAAGAGCTGCCCAAGGAGCTCGTCCAGCTTCCCAAACTAGCAAATCTGCATTTTGGCCATACTGGGGTGAGGCTACCTGCCGGAAGTGATCGCTTCAAGTCAGTCAAGGTGCTGGGCACCATTGATTCGAGGGAATGCTCGGTAAGCACCCTGGAGGAGATTACTGGGATGACTGGATTGACTAAGGCTGAAGTCatgttgtacggtgagcccgccGACACGCCAGAAAATGACAATCTACTGTCTTGCATGGGCAAGTGCACTAGTCTGCGGTCCCTAATAGTTCACGGTGATTTCATTACGAGCGACGACCTTCCTGCGTCTCCCAACTTTCCTCTACTTGAAAAGCTAACGGTGACCGCAAGATTTGTTAAAATTCCCCGGTGGATCGCACAGCTCAGCCGTCTTAAGAAGCTAGAAATCAGGCTCTTGGAACAAAGACCAGACGATCTCAAGATACTTGGAGGTCTGCCCAGCCTCACTAGCCTTGCAATCCAGCTGTTTGGCGACCCACGGAAACAAGTCACCATAACTTCAGGTTTCGCCAGACTCGAGTTTTTCGCCTTCGACTGCTATGCGCCGTGGGTAACATTTGAGCAGGGAGCCATGCCAAGCCTGAGACACATCGAGCTGACACACTATTCTGGCCCAGCTGGTAAAACGCCAGCAGGTATCATATACCTTGAGAGCCTCCAGAAGGTCACCCTCATCTACTCTTCACACTGTTCAAGTTGTGCTGGTGTCATCGAGACAGTTGCTGTCATGAGGAAGGAAGCTGCCAGCCATGGTAATCGGATTGTGCTTTCTGTTAATGGCGCCGATGAGATTTTCCCATCCATCTCAAGTGTTGACGGAAAGATCACTACAACCGAAAACGAAGAGTGTTAG